The nucleotide sequence AGCCGCCCTCGTGGGTCTCGCCCATCTTGTGGATGCGGCCGGCGTAGAACAGGATCCGCTCGGTCAGGGTCGTCTTGCCCGCGTCGATGTGCGCGGCGATCCCGATGTTGCGGGTGCGGCGGAGGTCGGTGGTGGTGTCGGTAGCCATGATGATCTCGAGCGCCCTACCAGCGGTAGTGGGCGTAGGCGCGGTTCGCCTCCGCCATGCGCTCGACGTCCTCCTTCTTCTTGACCGCCCCGCCGCGCCCCTGCGCGGCGTCCAGAAGTTCCCCGGCGACCCGCTCGACCGCGGTGCGTTCGGGCCGCGCGTCGGAGGCCGCCACCAACCACCGGAGGCTGAGCGACTGCGCGCGGCGCGGACCGACCTCGACCGGCACCTGGTAGGTCGCCCCCCCGACGCGGCGGGACTTGACCTCGGTACGCGGCTTGACGTTGTCCAGCGCCGAGCGGAACACCTTCAACGGCTCCTGCCCACTGCGCTCCTGCACCAGCCGGGCGGCTCCGTAGAAGATGCGGCTGGCGAGGTTCTTCTTGCCGTCGCGCATCAGCTTGTTCACGAACGCCGTCACCGTGGTGTCGGCGTAGACCAGGTCCGGCTGCAACTCGCGGACGTCGGCGCGTCTCCTGCGACCCATGCGACCCCTCCCTTACTTCTTCGGCTTCTTGGTGCCGTACTTGCTACGGCCCTGGTTGCGTTGGACGTAGCGCCCGACGTCGACGCCTTGCGCGTCGAGGGCGCCGCGGACGATGTGGTAGCGAACCCCGGGGAGGTCCTTGACGCGGCCCCCGCGGATCAGGACGACCGAGTGCTCCTGCAGGTTGTGCTTCTCGCCCGGGATGTAGGCCGTGACCTCGTACCCGGTGGAGAGCCGCACGCGCGCGATCTTGCGAAGCGCCGAGTT is from Trueperaceae bacterium and encodes:
- the rpsG gene encoding 30S ribosomal protein S7; the protein is MGRRRRADVRELQPDLVYADTTVTAFVNKLMRDGKKNLASRIFYGAARLVQERSGQEPLKVFRSALDNVKPRTEVKSRRVGGATYQVPVEVGPRRAQSLSLRWLVAASDARPERTAVERVAGELLDAAQGRGGAVKKKEDVERMAEANRAYAHYRW
- the rpsL gene encoding 30S ribosomal protein S12, which codes for MPTVNQLLRKGRKTLTKKNKTPALKGGPQRRGVCTAVKTQTPKKPNSALRKIARVRLSTGYEVTAYIPGEKHNLQEHSVVLIRGGRVKDLPGVRYHIVRGALDAQGVDVGRYVQRNQGRSKYGTKKPKK